The genomic region TTCTGCTATGAAGGCCGGCGTTTACCTGGTGAAGACCTCCAAGGGTGCTTTCCTGGAACGCGTCGAAAAGAGCCGTTAATTTAGACGCTGGCGCAGCGTAAAAAATGAGGCGCGCCTCGAAATCGCCGCTTCTAGAAATTTCATACCTCCAATAAGCCTTGTCGCAAATCCCTGCGGCAGGGCTTTTTTTGTTGAAATTCACGAAGAAAAAAGAAGGTCTCCTATGGATAACTTGTCCACGGGAATTTGTTTTAGGGTAGGGCATTTGGAAGCCTATTAAGATAATTTTTGAAAAAAACTGATGGGATAAATGGGAGATTCCATGAAAAAAAGTTTCAAATCTGTAAAGTTGGCTGCCTCTGTCTGTGGCCTCGCGATGTTTGGCCTTGCTTCTAACGCCATGGCCGATAATCCGTTTATTCAGACTTATTATTCTCCGGACCCGGCTCCGGTTGTATTTGGCGATACTCTTTGCTCTTATTCCGGTAACGATGAAGGCGGTTCTTTCTTTACCATGCACGGTTGGCGCGTGTCCTGCACCACCGATATGGTGAACTGGACCGATATGAATACCCTGATTCTCGAAGCGGGCGACTTTAATGGCAGCGCCAAAAAGAATGGTGACTGGGCAGCTCAGGTTATTCGCCGTAAAAATGCGGAAGGTGTTTACAAGTATTACTACTACGTAACCGTGGAATCGACCCGCGGTGGCCGCGCCATTAACGTGGCTGTGTCTGATTACAAGGAAGGCCCCTTTAAGGACGCCCTGAATGGCAAGCACTTGGCAGGCCCCAACTGGGACTACATCGACCCTACCGTATGGATCGATGACGATGGCCAGGCTTACCTCTACTGGGGTAACCCCAAGCTTTACTATTGCCCTCTTAAGGACAACATGATCGAATGTGACGGTAAGGAAAAGGTCACCGACATGGCTTCCTTTAACGGCAAGTATACCGAAGGTCCGTGGATTCACAAGCGCGGCAAGAAGTATTACATGATTTACGCTGCCGGCGGCATTCCGGAATCCATTGACTACTCCTGGAGTGATTCTCCCACCGGACCGTGGGAATACAAGGGCGTGATTATGCCTAGCGCCGAACCGGGTTCTGCCTTTACTGTTCATTCCGGCATTGTAGATTTCAAGGGCCGTAGCTTCTTCTTCTATCATAACCAGCGTCGCGTTCCCAGCGCAGGCGGCTATTCCCGTACTTCTGCTGTTGAAGAATTCACCTGGGGCGCCGACGGTACCATTCCCACTATCCGTATGACGGATGAAGGTGTTACCAAGCCTATCAAGAATCTTGACCCCTACGAAAAGGTTCAGGCAGAAACCAAGGCTTGGATGGATGGAATTACTGTTGATAAGGCCGGTGGTTACACCATCATCAAGAATGTGGATGTTGAAGGCAAGACCGTATTCCTTACCAACATGAATTCTGGTTCCTGGACTAAGGTCCGTTCTGTGGATATGGGTGATGGTGCAGACAATATTGTGGTTTGTACCAAGGGTGCATCCGGTGTCATTGAGCTTCACTCCGGTTCTGCAACAGGTCCGCTGATGTCTACCATCAATGTTCCTGCAAGCTCTGATTGGCAGGAAAGTTCTTTCCCTGTAACAGGCGCTGAAGGCGTTGCTGACCTGTATTTTGTTTTCAAGTCCGGCAACTTCAAATTTGACTACTGGTATATGGAAAGTACAGCACAGGCTGTTCCACAGGAACCGTTCTCCGGCAAGGCGGCTGCCATTCCTGGCATTATTCAGGCTGAAGAATTCGATAAGCCGGGCAAGGGCCGCGGAAATCAGTCTTTCAGCGACAAGGATGCTGAAAACCACGGCGATAGCGACATGCGTGCCGATGACGCTCCTTCAGTTGATCTTTACAAGAAGTCCGATGACCGCGTTGTCGTAGGCTACATTCAGGAAGGTGAATGGCTGGAATACACGGTGGATGTTGCAGAAGCTGGCGATTATACCATGTTTGCTGCAGTCGCCTCCGATGGTGGCTCCAACTTCAGCGTGTCTATTGACGGTGAAGTTGCTGTCGAAAAATTTGATGTTCCTGCCGCCAAGAAGGAAAATGAAACCGCACAGAATTTTGATGACTATGCCAAAGTTGGTGCAAATGTGAAGTTCTCCGCTGGCAAGCATATTGTGCGCATCACTGCTACTTCCGATTGGTTTGATATAGACTACTTCAACTTTGTGAAGGGAAAGGATGCCGACGATGACAAGCCTTTGTCCGGTGAAACGGAAGCATTGCGCGGATCAGTAAAATTTGTTGTTTCTTCACAGACGTTCGACGTGTTCAATATGCTGGGCAAGAAACTTGGCACTGTGCAGCTGAATGGCGAATCTGCCAAGGAAGCCCTCTCCCAGGCTGGCTTCGGCAAGGGCGTGTACATGCTCCGTAGCGCAGGCAAGAATATGATGGTGAATACTGTCAGATAGTCGAATCGGTCGCACGAAAAAATTCTCACTACTCCTTATTGAACCCTCGCGAATGCGGGGGTTCTTTTTTGCTTTTTGGGTCGCCGCCGTTGACAATCCGTCCATAGGAATGCACTGGCGAGGGTGTTTTTTGATTTGTTCTGGAAATATTTTTGTATTGGGTGTAGAAAAAAAGGATGATCTATGAATAAGAAGTTCATTTTTGGTTTGATGGCATTGTTGGGCTGCGCCTCAACTTCCCTTGCTGCTACTGAATTTTTCGTTTCACCGTCGGGTAACGACGCTGCCGAAGGTACCAAGGCTGCACCTTTCAAGACCATTGAAAAGGCCCAGAAGGCTGTTCGTGCTATTAACGGCACCATGACCGATGACATTACGGTCTACCTCCGCGAAGGAACCTACGCTCTCGCAAATACAATTAAGTTTACCGAAGCCGATGGCGGTAAGAATGGCCACTATGTGCGTTATAAGGCTTTTGGTGATGAACGCCCCTTGATTACTGGCGGTATGCCTATTACCGGCTGGACCTTGCACGATGAAAAGAATAACATCTGGAAGGCGGAAGGTGTCGATGGCCGTTTCCGTCAGCTTTACGTGAATAATCGTAAGGCAGTCCGCGCTTGTTTCCCCAATGTGATTGCTGCAAGCGACAAGGGCCTTGGCGGTTTTGACCATGACTTTGTGCGCCTTACCAAGGTGGACTCTACCGGCCGCGCCTTTGACGTGAATGCCGACTACATCAAGAATATCAAGAATATCGAAGATGTTGAAATCCACTTGATGATCGCCTGGTCCGAAAACATTTTGCGCCTTGAAAAGGCCCAAGTGAACGGCGGTACCGCAAAGCTTATTCCCAAGGATCCGGAACGTACCAAGTTGTTCCATCGCGCATACCCCATGCTGGGTACCGCCTTCATGAGCAATCCGCCCAAGCAGCAGGCTTTCTATCTTGAAAACTCCTACGACTTGATCGATGCGGAAGGGGAATGGTACCTGGACGAAAAGACCCACACTTTGTATTACAAGCCCCGTTCTGGTGAAAGCATGGCTTCCGCCAATGTGGTTGCTCCCCGCATCAATACTTTGTTCAGTGTCTTGGGTAAGGATACCAAGACCAAGGTGGGCTACATGGCTTTCGAAGGCTTGACCTTTGCCCACTCCAACTACACCCGCCCCAGCGAAGAAGGCTTCCTGGATTTGCAGGCAGCCAACTTCAATGTGGATGTCTTGCCGGATCCGGGTCGCGGAAACTGGGAAAAGCTGAACAGTAACAAGTATTTGCTGTGGCGCCCCGATGCCGCCTTCCGTGTAGAAAATGCCCATCACTTTTTGGTGCAGGGTTGCGTCTTCTCCCAGATTGCAGCTACTGGCCTTGATTTTGTTAGCGGAACAAACGACGACTTGATTCAGGGCAACGCCTTCTTTGAAGTGGGTGCCGCTGGCATTATGCTGGGCAAGTTTGCTCCCGACTCCCTCAGCGAAATTCATGAAGGTTACAACCCCTCTGACAAGGACGAGATCAGCACCCGCGATACCATCAAGAACAATCTGGTGACAAACGTGACCAACGAACATCAGGGTGCCGTAGGTATTGGCGCTGGCTACCCCCGTTACGTTGTCATTGAACATAACGAAGTTTCCTACACCTACTACTCTGGAATTTCTGTTGGCTTTGGCTGGACCAAGAAGGAAACTGCCATGACCAACAATCACATCAACTGGAACAACATCCATCACATTGCCCGCTTGCTATGCGACTCCGGTCCGATCTACACCTTGTCCAACCAGGGCACCGGCAGCGAAATCCAGCACAACTACATTCACGACAATGGAACTTCCAAGTGGGCGGACTACTGGAATGTGCCCATCTATTTGGACGAAGGCTCCAGCGGCTTTACTGTGAAGGAAAACGTGTTCAAGAATTCTCCCGCAGGTGTGGGCCAGAACCAGGCTGGACAAAATACTCTTCAGCAGACCAACGACTACTACAGCGCCGACGTTGTGAATAATGCAGGCATCGAAAAGTCTTTCCAGTACATTCGCGAAATCAAGGAAATTCCTATGGCTGATTTTACTGGCGCCATGACTCAGGAACCCTTCAAGTCTGTAATGACTTTGCCGGGCAAGATTGAGCTGGAAGATTATGATAACGGTGGCAGTGGCGTTGCTTACTCTGATAACGATCTTGAAAATCAGGGCAAGGTATACCGTGAAGACGGTGTTGACGTTGTTGGCCTCGAATGTGCCGATACTTTGAACACTGTTGATTGCAAGGGCTACGCCATTGGTTACACCAATCCGGGCGAATGGATGGAATACTCTATTAAGGCAGAATCTTCTGCTGAATATATGTTCCGTGCCCGTGTCGCAAGTGGTCTTGATGTGGCAAGCTTTATGCTGTTCGTTGACGGGTCCGCAGTGACCGATACCGTCAAGATTCCTCAGGGTGAAGACTGGGTAACCTATACCGAAATTGATGGCAAGACTGCCATGATCGAAAAGGGTGAACACATTCTCCGCGTGAAGATCACCGGTACCTATGGCAACCTTGACTGGATTCAGTTCGCCTTGACTGAGGATGATCTTGCAATTAAGCCTGCTTATCACGTGAACTTCTTCGAAGGCGCTCAGCAGTATCGTGTATACAACATGAACGGCGCTCTTCTCGGAAGCGTTTACGCCGACTCTCATGAGGTGATGGCCAAGACCCGTCAGTTCGTAAAGCAGAGCGGTATGTACGTTGTGAAGGCTGCTCGCGGTAATCAAATGTTCCGCGTCAACGTGATGAAATAGTTTTTAAAGGGCGGATTTCCTGCCAAAAATGAGGAATTTTCGCCCTATATTCCTTGCCATTGACAAGTTATCCATGAGAATAGTTGAAAAGACAAAACTTTTGGTTTAAACTTTTGGTAACTTTGTCGTGTAAACGTTAAGGAATAAAAGTTTCCTACATCACACCCGAAGGCACCCTGGGCAATCCCGCCCGGGGTGTCTTTTTTGTGTCGAAAATTTTTCGACCATCAGCCGTCAATTATCCCTTGGAAAAAAGTGTTGTGGCATTGACAATCTGTCCATAGAACGTGTGTGTAAATAGTGTTTTTTTTTCTTTAAAAAGATAAGTTTAGAGTGGGTGTAAAACGGAAGGATGGTTTTATGAAAACGAATAAATTGGCATTTGCTGCTGCGGCGGCGCTTTCTCTTTCCACTGGAGCCTTGGCTCAGAATTTTAACGAGTGGAACGGAAATCCTAAGACTTTTGGTATTAACGTGCTCACACCTCATGTGACCAGCATGCCGTACAATACGCTTGAAGAAGCCTTGAAGATGGATCGTCGTGCCTCTGAATGGTACCAGAGTCTGTCTGGCACCTGGAAGTTCTTCCATGTGGATGCCCCGGCTCAGCGTAACAACGACTTCTTTGCCGACAATTATGACGTTTCCAAGTGGGACGATATTCCGGTTCCTGGTAACTGGCAGATTTATGGCTACGACCATCCCATTTACAGTAACGTGATTTATCCGTGGAACAAGAATGACTGGATTAACCCTCCTGCAGCGCCCACAAAGTTTAACCCGGTGGGCCATTACCGCCGTAACTTTACCGTGCCCAAGAATTGGGATGGCAAGCGCATTCGCTTGCACTTCGAAGGCGTGGAATCCGCTTACTATGTTTGGGTAAACGGCAAGTTTGTGGGCTATAGCGAAAACTCCTTTACCGACCACGAATTCGATATTACCGATAAGCTTCGTAGCGGTGAAAACAACATCTCTGTGCAGGTGTTCCGCTGGTGCGATGGTTCATGGATGGAAGACCAGGACTTTATCCGACTGTCTGGTATCCAGCGTGATGTGTACATCTACGCCACTCCCAAGACTCACATTCAGGACTTCCAGGTCAATGCTTCCTTGGCAAGCAACTACACCGACGGTACTTTGAATCCTAGCATCTGGGTGAAGAACACCAATGGCTCTGCCTCCGGTTCCTACACTCTTGAAATGGGCGTATACGATGCCACGGGTGCAGCTGTTGTTACAGACAAGGCTTCCATTTCCTCTATTGCTGCAGGCGCAGAAACTAAGGTTACCTTTAACAAGACGATTCCTGGCGTTAAGCTGTGGGCTTCCGAAACTCCGAACCTCTATACCTTCGTGCTTACTTTGAAGGATGCCTCGGGCAAGACTGTACAGGTTGAAAGTAACCGTATTGGCTTTAAGAAGGTGGAATTGAAGAAGAATGCCCAGGGCATTACCCAGTTCCTGGTGAACGGCAAGCCTGTGATTTTGCGCGGTGTGGACCGTCATGAAATCGATCCGGATTACGGCCATACCATTAGCCGCGAATTGATGGAACGAGACGTGTTCCTCATGAAGCAGTTTAATATCAATGCCTTGCGTACTTCCCATTATCCCAATGACCCGTACATGTACGATCTTTGCGATAAGTACGGTATTTATGTTCTTGATGAAACGAACTTGGAAACCCACGGTGCAAACGATAAGGTTCCCAAGAGCGATGACAACTGGCGCCCCGCTTCCTTGGAACGTATCAGCTCCATGATTCAGCGCGACAAGAACCACGCTTCCATTATTATTTGGTCCTTGGGTAACGAAGCCGGCTACGGTGATGTTTTTGCCTCCATGCGCGAATATGCCCATCAGGCAGACCCGTCTCGCCCGGTGCATTACGAAGGCGACAACAACAATGCCGACGTTCAGAGCTGCATGTATTGTAGCGACTGGACTGCCGCCACCTACAACAACAATAACAAGCCCTGGATGCTTTGCGAATACGAACACGCCATGGGTAACTCCGTGGGTGAACTGAAGGAATATGTAGACGCGTTCTACAGCAACCCCCGCGTTTTCGGTGGTTTCATTTGGGACTTTATCGACCAGGGCTTGCGCCGCAACGGTACCAAGTACTTTAATTTCGGCGGCCTCTGGGGCGATCAGCCTAACGACGATAACTTCTGCGCCAATGGCCTGGTTCTTCCGGATCGTACCTTGCAACCCGAAATGTGGGAAGTCAAGCACCAGTACCGTAACGTAGTTGTTCGCGACAAGGGAGCCGCAAAGGGTGCTGTTGAAATTGAAAACCGTTTTGACTTCGTGAACCTGAAGGACTATGCCACTGCAGTTTGGACCCTGAAGGAAGATGGCAAGGAAGTGGCCAAGGGCACTCTTTCTAGCACTCAGCTTGATGTTGCTCCTTTGTCTAAAAAGGAAATTACCATCGATCTCAAGAAGCCCACTCTCAAGGCTGGCTCCGAATACTATCTGGATATTGATTTCCAGTTGAAGAACAAGCAGGATTGGGCCGACGTTGGCTTTAGCATTGCCCACGAACAGTTCATGGTGCAGCTGGGTCAAGATAAAGTTCCTCAGTTGGATTTCACCAGCTTGCCCAAGCACAAGGTTTCCGAAGGCAATGGCAAGGCTGTTGTTGAAGGCAATGATTTCTCCGTTACCATCAATACAGCAAATGCAACCATCGAAGATTACAAGCTGGGAGATGTGCAGCTGATTTCCGCAGGTGGCGTTCCTAACTTCTGGCGTGCTCCTACCGACAACGATAAGGGCTACAACATGGAAAAGGAAAGCGGTGTCTGGCGCAAGGCCGGTAGCACTCGCAAGGTGAACAGTTCCAAGGTCACCAAGGTTTCTGATAACGAAACTCGCTTCGACTTTGACCTGGGTATTTCCGCTGGCTACTCTACCATGAAGCTTAGCTATACCGTTTACGGTTCTGGCGATATCCTGGTGGATTACACCTTTACCCCGGATGCAGCACAACCTGCAATTCCCAATGTGGGTACCCTCTTCACCATTCCTGGCGGCTTTGAAAAGGTCCAGTGGTATGGCCGCGGTCCCAGCGAAAACTATGTGGGTCGTCGCGAAGGTAGCTATGCAGGCGTTTACAAGGCCAATGTAGATGACTTCTTTGTTCCCTACATGGAAGTGGGCGAAACTGGCCAGCGCAGCGATGTGAAGTGGATGATGATGACCAATGCGCAGGGCAAGGGCCTTATGGTTGTTGGTTCTCCCCGTATGGAATTCAACACTTTGCATTACACTCCGGAACAGTTGACTGACGTGAAGCTGCCTTGGGATTTGAAGCGTGACAAGGATATTACCCTCCGCGTAGACCTGCAGCAGATGGGCCTTGGCGGCATCAACAGCTGGGGCGCAAAGCCTCTGGACAAGTACAGACTGTTTGCAAAGAATACCTTCAAGCACAAGTTCCGCATTACTCCGGTTCGTGGCCTGATGGAAGATCCTAATGAACTTGCAAACATCGGTTTCCCCAACTTGGAAACCAGCATGATTACCAACGTGAAGTATCCTTCCATTGAATACGGC from Fibrobacter sp. harbors:
- a CDS encoding family 43 glycosylhydrolase, with translation MKKSFKSVKLAASVCGLAMFGLASNAMADNPFIQTYYSPDPAPVVFGDTLCSYSGNDEGGSFFTMHGWRVSCTTDMVNWTDMNTLILEAGDFNGSAKKNGDWAAQVIRRKNAEGVYKYYYYVTVESTRGGRAINVAVSDYKEGPFKDALNGKHLAGPNWDYIDPTVWIDDDGQAYLYWGNPKLYYCPLKDNMIECDGKEKVTDMASFNGKYTEGPWIHKRGKKYYMIYAAGGIPESIDYSWSDSPTGPWEYKGVIMPSAEPGSAFTVHSGIVDFKGRSFFFYHNQRRVPSAGGYSRTSAVEEFTWGADGTIPTIRMTDEGVTKPIKNLDPYEKVQAETKAWMDGITVDKAGGYTIIKNVDVEGKTVFLTNMNSGSWTKVRSVDMGDGADNIVVCTKGASGVIELHSGSATGPLMSTINVPASSDWQESSFPVTGAEGVADLYFVFKSGNFKFDYWYMESTAQAVPQEPFSGKAAAIPGIIQAEEFDKPGKGRGNQSFSDKDAENHGDSDMRADDAPSVDLYKKSDDRVVVGYIQEGEWLEYTVDVAEAGDYTMFAAVASDGGSNFSVSIDGEVAVEKFDVPAAKKENETAQNFDDYAKVGANVKFSAGKHIVRITATSDWFDIDYFNFVKGKDADDDKPLSGETEALRGSVKFVVSSQTFDVFNMLGKKLGTVQLNGESAKEALSQAGFGKGVYMLRSAGKNMMVNTVR
- a CDS encoding carbohydrate-binding protein, with the protein product MNKKFIFGLMALLGCASTSLAATEFFVSPSGNDAAEGTKAAPFKTIEKAQKAVRAINGTMTDDITVYLREGTYALANTIKFTEADGGKNGHYVRYKAFGDERPLITGGMPITGWTLHDEKNNIWKAEGVDGRFRQLYVNNRKAVRACFPNVIAASDKGLGGFDHDFVRLTKVDSTGRAFDVNADYIKNIKNIEDVEIHLMIAWSENILRLEKAQVNGGTAKLIPKDPERTKLFHRAYPMLGTAFMSNPPKQQAFYLENSYDLIDAEGEWYLDEKTHTLYYKPRSGESMASANVVAPRINTLFSVLGKDTKTKVGYMAFEGLTFAHSNYTRPSEEGFLDLQAANFNVDVLPDPGRGNWEKLNSNKYLLWRPDAAFRVENAHHFLVQGCVFSQIAATGLDFVSGTNDDLIQGNAFFEVGAAGIMLGKFAPDSLSEIHEGYNPSDKDEISTRDTIKNNLVTNVTNEHQGAVGIGAGYPRYVVIEHNEVSYTYYSGISVGFGWTKKETAMTNNHINWNNIHHIARLLCDSGPIYTLSNQGTGSEIQHNYIHDNGTSKWADYWNVPIYLDEGSSGFTVKENVFKNSPAGVGQNQAGQNTLQQTNDYYSADVVNNAGIEKSFQYIREIKEIPMADFTGAMTQEPFKSVMTLPGKIELEDYDNGGSGVAYSDNDLENQGKVYREDGVDVVGLECADTLNTVDCKGYAIGYTNPGEWMEYSIKAESSAEYMFRARVASGLDVASFMLFVDGSAVTDTVKIPQGEDWVTYTEIDGKTAMIEKGEHILRVKITGTYGNLDWIQFALTEDDLAIKPAYHVNFFEGAQQYRVYNMNGALLGSVYADSHEVMAKTRQFVKQSGMYVVKAARGNQMFRVNVMK
- a CDS encoding carbohydrate-binding protein, whose amino-acid sequence is MKTNKLAFAAAAALSLSTGALAQNFNEWNGNPKTFGINVLTPHVTSMPYNTLEEALKMDRRASEWYQSLSGTWKFFHVDAPAQRNNDFFADNYDVSKWDDIPVPGNWQIYGYDHPIYSNVIYPWNKNDWINPPAAPTKFNPVGHYRRNFTVPKNWDGKRIRLHFEGVESAYYVWVNGKFVGYSENSFTDHEFDITDKLRSGENNISVQVFRWCDGSWMEDQDFIRLSGIQRDVYIYATPKTHIQDFQVNASLASNYTDGTLNPSIWVKNTNGSASGSYTLEMGVYDATGAAVVTDKASISSIAAGAETKVTFNKTIPGVKLWASETPNLYTFVLTLKDASGKTVQVESNRIGFKKVELKKNAQGITQFLVNGKPVILRGVDRHEIDPDYGHTISRELMERDVFLMKQFNINALRTSHYPNDPYMYDLCDKYGIYVLDETNLETHGANDKVPKSDDNWRPASLERISSMIQRDKNHASIIIWSLGNEAGYGDVFASMREYAHQADPSRPVHYEGDNNNADVQSCMYCSDWTAATYNNNNKPWMLCEYEHAMGNSVGELKEYVDAFYSNPRVFGGFIWDFIDQGLRRNGTKYFNFGGLWGDQPNDDNFCANGLVLPDRTLQPEMWEVKHQYRNVVVRDKGAAKGAVEIENRFDFVNLKDYATAVWTLKEDGKEVAKGTLSSTQLDVAPLSKKEITIDLKKPTLKAGSEYYLDIDFQLKNKQDWADVGFSIAHEQFMVQLGQDKVPQLDFTSLPKHKVSEGNGKAVVEGNDFSVTINTANATIEDYKLGDVQLISAGGVPNFWRAPTDNDKGYNMEKESGVWRKAGSTRKVNSSKVTKVSDNETRFDFDLGISAGYSTMKLSYTVYGSGDILVDYTFTPDAAQPAIPNVGTLFTIPGGFEKVQWYGRGPSENYVGRREGSYAGVYKANVDDFFVPYMEVGETGQRSDVKWMMMTNAQGKGLMVVGSPRMEFNTLHYTPEQLTDVKLPWDLKRDKDITLRVDLQQMGLGGINSWGAKPLDKYRLFAKNTFKHKFRITPVRGLMEDPNELANIGFPNLETSMITNVKYPSIEYGEVKQEAFVENVFPGTIQMENFDKGGEGLSYHDADMVNEGGLYREDDGVDIVKAGEGLAIGYTQTGEWLEFTVDVKEAGNYLFRANVASGLEGSGFKLYMDGKAVTDAVEVPKGADWDTYGTVDGKIGAVTAGKHVLKVEITGAYANIDWIRFGLDEEYLPIHNRVEMNVSEPQDFYVFNAKGKMLTKMNAVDLNGVREQMQAMGMQPGAYIVRSANGAIKQVMKLTR